TATATCAAGATACCCTCAAAGTTGCGGACAAATCACGTGATGCTCGTTTGGCAGCAAGTCGTGAAGCGCTGCTAAATGTATTGGTGAAAGTGAGTGGTGATACAAGCGCTGATCAAAACTCTGTAGCTAAACAGCGTATCCGCGACATTTCAGATTATATGCTCAAATTTGAATATGACGAAAAAGCAGATGGTAGTTTAAATCTGGTTGTTAAGTTTGAAGCTAACAAAATTAATGCATTGCTTAAAGATCTAGGCTTGCCATTGTGGGGCACGCGTCGTCCATTAGTGGCTATTTGGTTAGCGATTGAAGATAATTGGCGTCGTGAACTAGTTACACAAGAGTCGTATCCGCAGCTTGAGCAACTTATTTATGACAAAGCGGATCGTCGTGGTTTACCTGTAGTTGTACCATTACTAGATTTGCAAGACCGCGCTATCGTTGGCATTCCTGAAGTATGGGGTAACTTTTCTGAGCCCGTCGAGCAAGCTTCCAGCCGTTACAGCGCAGAGCGCAGTATTACCGCAAGAATGTATCAACAGGCTGATTCAGAAACGTGGATCCTTGATTGGCGTTTTACTAATGCAGAATTATTTGATACTAATCGTTTGATGGGTGATAAGCAGCAAATTGTTGCTGATATGATTGACAGTTTAGCGGGCGGTTTAGCACAAGAGTATGCAATCGATCCTACAATGATTGGCCAAATAGCTACAGCTACCTTTTATCTTAAAGGCATTAATAACTTCGTAGATATTGAATTCGCTAAACGCCGCTTAGAAAGCTTAAGTGTTGTTACACGAGCAGTGATATCTGTACGTACTCCAGATGCAGTGCAATTTACAGTAAATCATACTGGCAGCATGAATGATTTCAGAAAAGCGTTAGAGCTTGATACTGCCTTTAAAGCCCATCAGGATCCTCGTGACTTTTATCAGGTAGTCAACAAAGACGAACTTGAATATCAATGGAAGGGGCTTTAATCACAGTGCAAGAACCAATGCAAATGGCATTGCCAGTTACTTTGCCTGATGATGAAACATTTACCTCTTATTTTGGTGGCGAAAATTCTCTTGAAGTTAGTCACCTTAAAGATGCGTTTACAAAGCTTAGTAATAAATTTCAATATACCTACTTATGTGGATTAGGTGATTCTGGCAAGTCACACCTTTTGTATGCTACCTGTATTCACGCACAAGAGCGTGGCTTATCAACTATGCTGCTTTCGATGCGTGAAGTGATTGATTATGGTCCTGTTGTACTTGAAGGCCTCGAAAATCTTGATGTGCTATGTATTGATGATGTGCACCTGGTGGCCGGAAATGATGTATGGGAAAAGGGATTATTTAACTTTTTCAATCGGTTCAATGAGCCTGGTAAATACCTTGTTGTAACAGCTGATTTATTACCCGATATGTTGCATATTAATTTACCTGATTTAGTATCTCGTTTGAAATGGGGCACGACATTGCAAATTCGCTCAATGAGTGATGATGACAAAGCCGAAGCCTTAGTTCGACGTGCTCACATGCGTGGTCTTGAACTTACCGAAGAATGTGCACGCTTTTTATTAACGCGATTAAGCCGTGATATGCGCGCATTATTAGATGTTTTAGATAAACTTGACCATGCCTCAATGGCTGCACAAAGAAAATTAACAATTCCTTTTATAAAATCAACGTTAAAGCTTTAGTAGGGCTAGAATCTAGTCCTTGCTTTCAGTTATCATTAGCTATTACAAAAATCCTTCTGTGAAAGACCAGGTACTCAATGAACTTAGAAAATATTTTAGCGCAAGCACTAGAGGCTGTTGCCAGTGCGAATGAAATCGCGCAATTAGAAGATATCAGGGTTAATTACCTTGGTAAAAAAGGTGAAATCACCAACTTACTTAAAACGCTTGGCAAGATTGCCCCTGAAGAGCGTAAAGAAGCGGGTCAAGTGATTAACCAAGCAAAACAAGAAGTACAAACAGCGATAAACGAAAAGCGTGAGTTACTAGCAAGTAAGGCTCTTGAAGAGAAGCTAGCGGCAGAAACGATCGACGTAACTTTACCGGGTCGTGTTATGCCTACAGGTGGCTTACACCCAGTAACTCGTACAATTGAACGTATAGAAAGCTTTTTTGGTGAGTTAGGTTTTGCGGTTAAATCAGGTCCTGAAGTTGAAGATGATTTTCATAACTTCGATGCGCTAAATATTCCTGAGCACCATCCAGCGCGTGCTGATCATGATACTTTCTATTTCAACCCAAAACTTGTGTTACGTACGCAGACAAGTGGTGTACAAATTCGTACCATGGAAACTGAACAGCCACCACTGCGTATCATCTCTCCAGGCCGTGTTTACCGTAATGATTATGACCAAACACACACGCCAATGTTCCATCAAGTCGAAGGCTTAATGGTTGACACAGATGTAAGCTTCACTGAGTTAAAAGGTATTCTGCACGACTTCTTACGCAACTTTTTTGAAGAAGACATGGAAATTCGTTTCCGTCCTTCTTACTTCCCATTTACTGAGCCATCAGCTGAAGTTGATGTTATGGGTAAAAACGGCAAGTGGTTAGAGGTATTAGGCTGTGGCATGGTTCACCCTAACGTTCTTAAATCAGTGGGTATTGATCCAGAAAAATACACTGGCTTCGCATTCGGTATGGGTGTTGAGCGTTTAACCATGTTGCGCTACGGCGTAAACGACCTACGTGCATTTTTCGAAAACGATTTAAAATTCCTAAACCAGTTCCGTTAAGAGTGAAGATATAAAATGAAATTTAGTGAAAAGTGGTTAAGAGAGTGGGTTAACCCAGCAATCGACACGCAGGCTCTTTCGGAACAGTTATCAATGGCTGGTCTTGAAGTCGATGGTGTTGAGCCAGCGGCTGCGGAGTTTACAGGCGTTGTTGTAGGTGAAGTTGTTGAATGTGGTCAACACCCTGATGCTGATAAATTACGTGTGACGAAAGTAAACGTAGGTGGTGATGAGCTACTTGATATCGTTTGTGGCGCACCTAATTGTCGTCAAGGTTTAAAAGTAGCGGTTGCTACTGTAGGCGCTGTATTGCCAGGCGATTTTAAAATCAAAAAAGCCAAACTTCGTGGTCAACCTTCACATGGTATGCTTTGCGCATTCGTTGAGTTAGGTATCAGCGAAGAAGGCGATGGCATCATGGAATTACCAAGTGATGCACCAATCGGCACTGATTTACGTGAATACTTGAGCCTAGACGACAACATTATTGATGTTGACTTAACACCAAACCGTGGTGATTGTTTAGGTATCAAAGGTCTGGCGCGTGAAGTGGGCGTACTTAACAGTGTTGATGTAAATACACTTGAAATCACACCAGTTGCTGCAACGATTGACGACAAAGTATCGATTGAGCTTGTAAATGATGAAGCGTGTCCTCGTTATTTAGGTCGTGTAATCAAAGGTATCAACCTTGATGCAGAAACACCACTTTGGATGGTAGAAAAACTTCGTCGCAGTGGCATTCGCTCAATTGACCCGGTAGTTGATGTTACAAACTACGTGTTACTAGAGCTTGGTCACCCAATGCATGCATTTGATTTAAATGCGATTGAAGGTGGCATTAAAGTACGTAGCGCAAACGCGGGTGAAGAGTTAGTTTTGCTAGATGGCAACACTGCAAAACTTAACGAGTCTACACTTGTGATTGCTGATCACAACAAAGCACTTGCCATTGCAGGTATTTTTGGTGGTGAAAAGTCAGGTGTGACTGAAGCAACATCAGACATCTTATTAGAAAGCGCATTCTTTAACCCTGTCGCTATTGCAGGTCAAGCACGTAGTTACGGCTTACACACTGATGCATCACATCGCTACGAGCGTGGTGTTGATTTTGCACTACAAAAAGATGCTATGGAACGTGCGACTGCATTACTACTTGAGATTGTCGGCGGTGAAGCTGGCCCTGTAGTTGAAGCCGTAGCCACTGATAAATTACCAAAAGTGACAGAAGTGCGTTTACGCCGTGAGCGTTTAGACCGTGTAATTGGCCACCACATTGATGATGCAAAAGTGACTGACATCCTAACGCGTTTAGGTTTAGATGTGAAAATTGTTGATGGTGTATGGAGCGCTGACGTACCGAGTTATCGCTTTGATATTCGTATTGAAGAAGATTTAATTGAAGAAGTTGCGCGTGTTTACGGCTATAACAGCATTCCTAACGTTGCACCAACTGCTAAATTAAAAATGACTAACCATGACGAGTCTCATGTTGCAGTAACTAAATTCCGCAATACACTTGTAACACGTGGTTACCAAGAAGCAATTACTTACAGCTTCGTTGATCCAAAAGCACAAGCAATTTTACATCCGCAAAGTGATGCGCTTGTATTACCACACCCAATTTCGGTTGAAATGTCAGCAATGCGTGTTAGCTTAATGCCGGGTCTATTAGCGTCACTAGTTTACAACCAAAACCGTCAGCAACCACGCGTACGTTTATTTGAGCATGGCCTTAAATTCTTACGTGAGGAAAATGCTGAAAACGGTGTAAACCAAGTTGCTGTCATTGGTGGTGTAATCTCTGGTCTTGCACACGGTGAACATTGGGTTCAAGAAAAGCGTAGCGTTGATTTCTATGACTTAAAAGGTGATGTTGAAGCACTTTTAGCAATTAGTAACGATTCATCACGTTTTGAGATAAAAGCAGAGCAGTCTGATGGCTTACACCCAGGCCAATCAGCCGTTATTTATGTTGATGGTAAAAAAGTAGGTTTTTTTGGTGCAGTGCACCCACAAGTGCAAAAGTCACTAGATATCAATAACACAGCATTTGTGTTTGAAATCGAAATGTCTGCACTAGAAAAAAGAAAATTACCAGAAGCAGTGGCAGTGTCGAAATTCCCGTCAAACCGCCGTGATATCGCGATTTTAGTGGAAGATCACGTAAAATCTGGCGATATTTTAAATGTCATAGAAAAAGTTGGCGGAAATCAATTGGTTGACCTAAACTTATTCGATGTGTATAAGGGCAAAGGTATTGAGCCAAATTATAAGAGTTTGGCGATTGCTCTAACACTGCAAGCGGTTGATAGAAACGCTCGAAGAGAAAGATATCAATCAAGTAGTTGATAATGTGGTGGCCGCACTGGCCGAACAATTTAACGCATCGTTGAGGGACTAGATATGGCGCTTACTAAAGCCGACATAGCTGAACACCTATTTGAAAAACTCGGGATCAATAAAAAAGATGCCAAAGATTTAGTTGAAGCGTTTTTTGAAGAAATCCGCTCAGCGCTAGAAAAAGGCGAGCAGGTTAAGCTCTCTGGATTTGGTAACTTTGATCTTCGAGATAAAAAAGAACGTCCAGGCCGCAATCCGAAAACAGGTGAAGATATTCCTATTTCGGCGCGCCGAGTTGTGACTTTTAGACCAGGTCAGAAGCTAAAAACTCGTGTAGAAGTTGGCACAAGCAAAGCAAAATAAGAAAAGGCAGCGTTAGCTGCCTTTTTTATTTGTTTAAGTATTTACTTGCGAGCTATCAAAAGCTAAAAACCGCGTGGTGATACGAAGTTTCCTCCTTGGATACTGTCGTAGGTTTTTTGTGCTAAATCATCTAAGCTGTCTAAGCTTTTACCTGCGGCAGCGAGTTGATGCTCAATAGGTAAAATATCGACATCTTCATACCCTGATAATTGTGCTACACGTGCAAAGGTGTAGGCATGCTTATACTTTTCATGTTTGTAGAATAAGCTCACGAGAGTAGGGTAGATCTCAGGGTTGGGTGTTGCACCTGCTTTATTTAGCTCTAGCGTTTTGTAAAGCAAATCAATGGTTTTTTCATCATCAAACTTCACGTAGTAGCTCGCTAAGAAAAACTGCATTTCGGCATCTTCAGTGACGCGTTTATCTTGTTTTTCTTCAAGGGCGAGTAACTTAGTTAATGCAGATTGGTCATTATTACGTGACCAATGGTAATACAACAAACCTGGGTGGTCAGTATTTTTGGTATCTTGAAAAATTCGCGTCATTTCTTTAATGCTCGTTAAATGGCCTTCAACGCGAGACGTGGTTTTTTCTTTTAGTTTTATATGCTCAATCTTGGCGGCAAGAGACACACATTGATCGTATTTCTCAAAATCCTTTAATAATTGGTATTTGTTCTCGTCTGTTGGTGACTTATATTCAACGTAACGTTGAATGATAACTTCGGCACGTTGCTCTTTACAGTGACTGTCTTTATTCAAATCACTACAGAAGCCAGGTGTTTCGTCGCACACTTTTGCCAGTGTAAGTGGATCTTCACAGCCTGCTAATGCCAATAAACCAAGCAACACACTTGCTCTTAATAACATTCCTTAACCTCAACTTAATTTGTACTACTTTATTCTAGCGCAATGATTTGTTCTGTAACAGTGGAGAATCGTTTGAGTTTAAATTAGAATACCCCTGCCTGAGATGTGTTGCTCTCAAATCACAGCACATTTTTTAAGGCTATCCGTTCAAAATTGTTTAATTAGGTAAAAAAAATGACCTCATCTCACGAGTTAGAATACACAAGCAGCTGGCAAGAACGTCAAGATTACGCAGAAAGTATGCAACCTATTATTGGTAGACTTTACCGTAATCGTGGTATCGAAATCGCTGTATATGGCCGTCCTCTCGTTAATGCCAGTACAATCGATATCATCAAAGCGCATAAAACAGTTGCTCAGTTTGAAGGTACAAAACTACGTCTACGTGAAAGCTTCCCTTTCTTAGAAGCAATTAGCAAAATGGACTTAAACTCTGCACGTATCGATATTGGTAAACTAGCGTATGGTTATTTGTTTACAGATGCTGCAAAAGGTCGTTCAGTTGAAGAGTACTTAACTGACGAATTAGCAGAAATCGCAAACTCTGAGCGCAAAGAGCCACGTGATGTTGTGTTATACGGTTTTGGGCGTATCGGTCGTTTATTAGCACGTCTATTAATCGAAAAATCTGGCCCTTATGCAGACCTGCGTTTACGTGCAATCGTTGTACGTGGTGGTAAAGACGGCGACCTAGAGAAGCGTGCAAGCTTACTTCGTCGTGACTCTATCCATGGCCCATTTAATGGCTCTATTACAATTGATAAAGAGCGCAACGCAATTAAAGCTAACGGTAGCTACATTCAAGTTATCTACGCTAACTCACCAAACGAAGTTGATTACACTGCTTACGGTATCGAAAATGCACTAGTTGTTGACAACACGGGTATCTGGAAAGACGAAGCAGGCCTTGGTCAGCACTTAGAAGCAAAAGGCGCGGCAAAAGT
The nucleotide sequence above comes from Pseudoalteromonas shioyasakiensis. Encoded proteins:
- a CDS encoding DUF2066 domain-containing protein yields the protein MSRLLICLLLFFSSASSFAVEVTNLYQDTLKVADKSRDARLAASREALLNVLVKVSGDTSADQNSVAKQRIRDISDYMLKFEYDEKADGSLNLVVKFEANKINALLKDLGLPLWGTRRPLVAIWLAIEDNWRRELVTQESYPQLEQLIYDKADRRGLPVVVPLLDLQDRAIVGIPEVWGNFSEPVEQASSRYSAERSITARMYQQADSETWILDWRFTNAELFDTNRLMGDKQQIVADMIDSLAGGLAQEYAIDPTMIGQIATATFYLKGINNFVDIEFAKRRLESLSVVTRAVISVRTPDAVQFTVNHTGSMNDFRKALELDTAFKAHQDPRDFYQVVNKDELEYQWKGL
- the pheS gene encoding phenylalanine--tRNA ligase subunit alpha translates to MNLENILAQALEAVASANEIAQLEDIRVNYLGKKGEITNLLKTLGKIAPEERKEAGQVINQAKQEVQTAINEKRELLASKALEEKLAAETIDVTLPGRVMPTGGLHPVTRTIERIESFFGELGFAVKSGPEVEDDFHNFDALNIPEHHPARADHDTFYFNPKLVLRTQTSGVQIRTMETEQPPLRIISPGRVYRNDYDQTHTPMFHQVEGLMVDTDVSFTELKGILHDFLRNFFEEDMEIRFRPSYFPFTEPSAEVDVMGKNGKWLEVLGCGMVHPNVLKSVGIDPEKYTGFAFGMGVERLTMLRYGVNDLRAFFENDLKFLNQFR
- a CDS encoding DUF2989 domain-containing protein, which gives rise to MLLRASVLLGLLALAGCEDPLTLAKVCDETPGFCSDLNKDSHCKEQRAEVIIQRYVEYKSPTDENKYQLLKDFEKYDQCVSLAAKIEHIKLKEKTTSRVEGHLTSIKEMTRIFQDTKNTDHPGLLYYHWSRNNDQSALTKLLALEEKQDKRVTEDAEMQFFLASYYVKFDDEKTIDLLYKTLELNKAGATPNPEIYPTLVSLFYKHEKYKHAYTFARVAQLSGYEDVDILPIEHQLAAAGKSLDSLDDLAQKTYDSIQGGNFVSPRGF
- a CDS encoding glyceraldehyde-3-phosphate dehydrogenase; amino-acid sequence: MTSSHELEYTSSWQERQDYAESMQPIIGRLYRNRGIEIAVYGRPLVNASTIDIIKAHKTVAQFEGTKLRLRESFPFLEAISKMDLNSARIDIGKLAYGYLFTDAAKGRSVEEYLTDELAEIANSERKEPRDVVLYGFGRIGRLLARLLIEKSGPYADLRLRAIVVRGGKDGDLEKRASLLRRDSIHGPFNGSITIDKERNAIKANGSYIQVIYANSPNEVDYTAYGIENALVVDNTGIWKDEAGLGQHLEAKGAAKVLLTAPAKGNIKNIVYGVNNQDIKPEDKIVCAASCTTNAITPTLKALNDKFGIKNGHVETVHSYTNDQNLIDNYHKAERRGRAAALNMVITSTGAAKAVSKALPELEGKLTGNAIRVPTPNVSMAILNLNLEKGTNVEELNAFLRETALYSDLRDQIDYTASTEIVSTDLVGSRYAGVVDSQATIVDDNRVVLYVWYDNEFGYSCQVVRCMRDMAEVTFPSLPR
- the ihfA gene encoding integration host factor subunit alpha, producing MALTKADIAEHLFEKLGINKKDAKDLVEAFFEEIRSALEKGEQVKLSGFGNFDLRDKKERPGRNPKTGEDIPISARRVVTFRPGQKLKTRVEVGTSKAK
- the hda gene encoding DnaA regulatory inactivator Hda — protein: MTVQEPMQMALPVTLPDDETFTSYFGGENSLEVSHLKDAFTKLSNKFQYTYLCGLGDSGKSHLLYATCIHAQERGLSTMLLSMREVIDYGPVVLEGLENLDVLCIDDVHLVAGNDVWEKGLFNFFNRFNEPGKYLVVTADLLPDMLHINLPDLVSRLKWGTTLQIRSMSDDDKAEALVRRAHMRGLELTEECARFLLTRLSRDMRALLDVLDKLDHASMAAQRKLTIPFIKSTLKL